A section of the Pseudomonas sp. FP453 genome encodes:
- a CDS encoding ABC transporter ATP-binding protein, with amino-acid sequence MYKLTVEGLHKRYGDNEVLKGVSLKAKTGDVISLIGASGSGKSTFLRCINFLETPNDGAMTLDGQPIRMVSDRDGMRVADDAELQRLRTRLAMVFQHFNLWSHMSVLENITMAPRRVLGCSKKDAEDRARHYLEKVGLPARVADQYPAFLSGGQQQRVAIARALAMEPEVMLFDEPTSALDPELVGEVLKVIQGLAEEGRTMIMVTHEMSFARKVSSQVLFLHQGLVEEQGTPEDVLGHPKSERLQQFLSGNLK; translated from the coding sequence ATGTACAAATTGACCGTTGAAGGCCTGCATAAACGCTATGGCGACAATGAGGTGCTCAAAGGTGTCTCGCTCAAGGCCAAGACCGGTGACGTGATCAGCCTGATCGGCGCCAGCGGCTCGGGCAAGAGCACCTTTTTACGCTGCATCAACTTCCTGGAAACCCCCAACGACGGCGCCATGACCCTCGATGGCCAGCCGATCCGCATGGTCAGCGACCGCGACGGCATGCGCGTGGCCGACGATGCCGAGCTGCAGCGCCTGCGCACGCGGCTGGCCATGGTGTTCCAGCACTTCAACCTGTGGAGCCACATGAGCGTGCTGGAAAACATCACCATGGCCCCGCGCCGGGTGCTGGGGTGCAGCAAGAAGGACGCCGAGGACCGTGCCCGGCATTATCTGGAAAAAGTCGGCCTGCCCGCGCGCGTGGCCGATCAGTACCCGGCGTTTCTCTCCGGCGGCCAGCAGCAACGGGTGGCCATCGCCCGCGCCCTGGCAATGGAGCCCGAGGTGATGCTGTTCGACGAACCGACCTCGGCCCTCGACCCGGAGCTGGTGGGCGAAGTGTTGAAAGTGATCCAGGGCCTGGCCGAGGAAGGTCGCACCATGATCATGGTCACCCATGAGATGAGCTTTGCACGCAAGGTGTCGAGCCAGGTGTTGTTCCTGCACCAGGGCCTGGTGGAAGAGCAAGGCACGCCGGAGGATGTGCTCGGCCATCCGAAGAGCGAGCGTTTGCAGCAGTTCCTCAGCGGCAATCTCAAGTGA
- a CDS encoding ABC transporter permease, translated as MIELLQQYWRPFLYSDGQHITGLAMTMWLLSASLVIGFLVSIPLSIARVSRKRWVRWPVQFYTYLFRGTPLYIQLLICYTGIYSIAAVREQPLLDAFFRDAMNCTILAFALNTCAYTTEIFAGAIRSMAHGEVEAAKAYGLSGWKLYAYVIMPSALRRSLPYYSNEVILMLHSTTVAFTATVPDILKVARDANSATYMTFQSFGIAALIYLTVTFALVGLFRLAERRWLAFLGPSH; from the coding sequence ATGATCGAGCTCTTGCAGCAATACTGGCGCCCGTTCCTGTACAGCGACGGCCAGCACATCACCGGGCTGGCCATGACCATGTGGCTGCTCAGCGCCTCGCTGGTGATTGGCTTCCTGGTGTCGATCCCGTTGTCCATCGCCCGTGTGTCACGCAAGCGTTGGGTGCGCTGGCCGGTGCAGTTCTATACCTACCTGTTTCGCGGCACGCCGCTCTATATCCAGTTGCTGATCTGCTACACCGGCATCTACAGCATCGCCGCCGTGCGCGAGCAGCCGTTGCTGGATGCGTTCTTTCGCGACGCGATGAACTGCACCATCCTCGCCTTCGCCCTCAACACCTGCGCCTACACCACCGAGATCTTTGCCGGGGCGATCCGCAGCATGGCCCATGGCGAAGTCGAGGCGGCCAAGGCCTATGGTCTGAGCGGCTGGAAGCTGTATGCCTACGTGATCATGCCTTCGGCCCTACGCCGCTCGTTGCCCTACTACAGCAACGAAGTGATCCTGATGCTGCACTCGACCACGGTGGCGTTTACCGCGACCGTGCCGGATATTCTCAAGGTGGCCCGGGACGCCAACTCCGCCACCTACATGACCTTTCAATCATTCGGCATCGCTGCGCTGATCTACCTGACCGTGACCTTTGCCCTGGTCGGTCTGTTTCGTCTGGCGGAGCGCCGCTGGCTGGCCTTTCTCGGGCCGAGCCACTAA
- a CDS encoding succinylglutamate desuccinylase/aspartoacylase family protein — translation MRHQVHELIAPVPGTARQVHSFHFGPERAGGKIYIQSSLHADELPGMLVAWHLKVRLAELAAAGRLRSEIVLVPVANPLGLEQVLMDIPLGRYELESGQNFNRLFIDLSEAVGNQVEALLGDDPQHNARLIRAALSAALAEHTAQTQLQSLRLVLQRLACDADMVLDLHCDFEAVAHLYTTPEAWPQVEPLARYIGSEANLLATDSGGQSFDECFTLVWWQLQQRFGERFPIPLGSFSVTVELRGQGDVNHGLASLDCQAIIDYLIHFGAIAGDVAPLPDLPYPATPLAGVEPVATPVGGLLVFRALPGEYLEAGQLIADIIDPITDRVTPVHCQKAGLLYARSLRRMATAGMVIGHVAGLEAYRSGYLLSP, via the coding sequence ATGCGTCATCAGGTCCATGAACTGATTGCGCCGGTGCCAGGTACGGCGCGGCAGGTTCACAGTTTCCACTTCGGCCCCGAACGGGCCGGGGGCAAGATCTATATCCAGTCGTCGCTGCATGCCGATGAGCTGCCGGGCATGCTGGTGGCCTGGCACTTGAAGGTGCGCCTGGCCGAACTGGCCGCCGCCGGGCGCCTGCGCAGTGAAATCGTGCTGGTGCCGGTGGCCAACCCGCTGGGCCTGGAACAGGTGCTGATGGACATCCCACTGGGCCGCTACGAGCTAGAGAGCGGGCAGAATTTCAATCGCCTGTTTATCGACCTCAGTGAAGCGGTGGGTAACCAGGTCGAGGCATTGCTCGGCGATGACCCACAGCACAATGCGCGATTGATCCGCGCGGCACTGTCCGCTGCCCTCGCGGAGCACACCGCGCAGACGCAATTGCAGTCCCTGCGCCTGGTGCTGCAACGCCTGGCGTGCGATGCCGATATGGTGCTGGACCTGCATTGCGACTTCGAAGCCGTGGCGCACCTGTACACCACGCCCGAGGCCTGGCCGCAGGTGGAACCGCTGGCGCGCTACATAGGCTCGGAAGCCAACTTGCTCGCCACCGATTCGGGCGGGCAATCCTTCGATGAATGTTTCACCCTGGTCTGGTGGCAGTTGCAGCAACGCTTCGGCGAGCGCTTCCCGATTCCCCTGGGCAGCTTTTCGGTGACCGTCGAACTGCGCGGCCAGGGTGATGTGAACCACGGCCTGGCGAGCCTCGATTGCCAGGCGATCATCGACTATCTGATCCACTTCGGCGCCATCGCCGGCGACGTCGCGCCGCTACCCGACCTGCCCTACCCGGCCACCCCGCTGGCCGGCGTCGAGCCGGTCGCCACGCCCGTCGGCGGCCTGCTGGTGTTCCGCGCCCTGCCCGGCGAATACCTGGAAGCCGGGCAACTGATCGCCGACATCATCGACCCCATTACCGACCGCGTAACGCCCGTGCACTGCCAGAAGGCCGGCCTGCTTTACGCCCGTTCGCTACGCCGCATGGCCACTGCCGGGATGGTCATTGGCCATGTCGCAGGTTTAGAGGCCTACCGTAGCGGCTATCTACTTTCGCCTTGA